A genomic segment from Dendropsophus ebraccatus isolate aDenEbr1 chromosome 7, aDenEbr1.pat, whole genome shotgun sequence encodes:
- the LOC138797172 gene encoding oocyte zinc finger protein XlCOF8.4-like — MEKDRNEISKRILHVTLEIIRLLTGEDYTIVKKTWGEGVAFPQESGGRSRARGPITEPPSLIHEQKILELTHRMTELLTGEVPIRCQDVAVYFSMEEWEYVEGHKDLYRGEQPLMMEDQPPGLTAQDGGSDRNPPERCPCPLYSQDCPEGNVPADNQQGGDQVTNIKVEDEAEEERMRGDPPCMSEVKEEEAPAAAIPGNFRKNTEENMMSWLNYKEEAGGAEQRSSGEALLPLTVHPGHHTTDLSYNPPDHEEPSPDRSHTATTGTEQKEGKTIQCNECGKVFTRRSSLFAHKRIHTGEKPYLCLECGKRFTYKSHLVTHKRIHTGEKPYSCAECKKYFTDKSSLVRHERSHTGVKPYSCVECGKCFPDKPNLVRHERSHTGEKPYSCAECGKRFTIHSSLVIHERTHTGEKPYSCSECGKCFKDNSCLARHKRRHTRKSPYSY; from the exons atggagaaggacaggaatgagatcagtaagagaatattacacgtcaccttggagatcatccgcctgctgaccggagag gattacaccatagtgaagaagacatggggggagggtgtggccttcccccaggagtcaggagggcggagcagggcccggggccccatcacggagcctccatcactgatacatgagcagaagatcctagaactcacccacaggatgactgagctgctgactggagag gttcctataaggtgtcaggatgtggccgtctatttctccatggaggagtgggagtatgtagaaggacacaaggatctgtaccggggggagcagccgctcatgatggaggatcagccgcccggcctcacagcacaag atggaggcagtgacaggaatccaccagagaggtgtccctgtcctctgtattcccaggactgtccagagggaaatgtcccagcagacaatcagcag gggggagatcaggtgactaatattaaagtggaggatgaagcagaagaagagaggatgaggggcgatcccccgtgtatgagtgaggtgaaggaggaggaggcgccggcagctgctataccag GAAACTTCAgaaagaacactgaagaaaatatGATGTCCTGGCTGAATTATAAAGAAGAGGCTGGCGGTGCGGAGCAGCgctcctcaggagaagccctcctcccccttactgtacatccaggacatcacactacagatctatcatataatcctcctgaccatgaggaaccttctcctgaccgcTCACACACCGCGACCACAGGGACAGAGcagaaggagggaaaaactatTCAGTGTAATGAGTGTGGAAAGGTTTTTACAAGAAGATCAAGTCTTTTTGCAcataaaagaattcacacaggggagaagccgtatttatgtttagaatgtgggaaacgcTTTACATATAAGTCACATCTTGTTACCcataagagaattcacacaggagagaagccatattcctgtgcagaatgtaaaaaatatttCACGGATAAATCAAGTCTTGTAagacatgagagaagtcacacaggagtgaAGCCATACTCATGtgtagaatgtgggaaatgttttccaGATAAACCTAATCTTGTTagacatgagagaagtcacacaggagagaaaccgtaCTCGtgtgcagaatgtgggaaacgttttaCAATTCATTCAAGTCTTGttatacatgaaagaactcacacaggagagaagccgtattcatgttcagaatgtggaaaatgttttaaagaTAACTCATGTCTTGCTAGACATAAGAGAAGGCACACCAGAAAGAGTCCATATTCATATTAA